From a region of the Pseudomonas fulva 12-X genome:
- the rlmH gene encoding 23S rRNA (pseudouridine(1915)-N(3))-methyltransferase RlmH: MRIKLIAVGSRMPRWVEDGWQEYAKRMPSELSLELVEIPLTTRGKNADVARMIRQEGEAMLAKVQPGERIVTLEVEGRPWSTEQLAVELDKWRLDSRTVNLMVGGPEGLAPEVMARSEQRWSLSPLTLPHPLVRILVGEQIYRAWTVLSGHPYHK; the protein is encoded by the coding sequence GTGCGCATCAAACTAATCGCGGTCGGCTCGCGCATGCCGCGCTGGGTCGAGGACGGCTGGCAGGAATATGCCAAGCGCATGCCGTCCGAGCTGTCCCTAGAGCTGGTGGAAATTCCCCTGACCACGCGCGGCAAGAACGCCGACGTGGCGCGGATGATCCGGCAGGAGGGCGAGGCCATGCTGGCCAAGGTGCAGCCCGGGGAACGCATCGTCACCCTGGAAGTCGAAGGGCGACCCTGGAGCACCGAGCAGCTGGCGGTCGAACTGGACAAGTGGCGGCTCGATTCGCGCACGGTCAACCTGATGGTCGGCGGCCCAGAAGGCCTAGCGCCGGAAGTCATGGCGCGTAGCGAACAGCGCTGGTCGCTGTCGCCACTGACCTTGCCCCACCCGCTGGTACGGATACTGGTCGGCGAACAGATTTATCGTGCCTGGACGGTGTTGTCCGGTCACCCTTATCACAAGTAG
- the rsfS gene encoding ribosome silencing factor codes for MHSEDLVKVAIAALEEIKAQDITTIDVREKTSITDYMVIASGTSSRHVKSLVDNVLEKTKEQGVRPIGSEGLDSGEWALLDLGDIVVHVMLPTTRQFYDLERLWQGAEQSRAQQGGERE; via the coding sequence ATGCACAGTGAAGACCTGGTCAAAGTGGCCATCGCAGCACTGGAAGAGATCAAGGCCCAGGACATCACCACCATCGACGTGCGTGAGAAGACCAGCATCACCGACTACATGGTGATCGCCAGCGGCACCTCCAGCCGCCACGTCAAGTCGCTGGTCGACAACGTGCTGGAAAAGACCAAGGAGCAGGGCGTGCGCCCGATCGGCAGCGAAGGCCTGGACAGCGGCGAATGGGCGCTGCTCGACCTGGGCGACATCGTCGTCCACGTGATGCTGCCGACCACCCGCCAGTTCTACGATCTGGAGCGGCTGTGGCAGGGTGCCGAGCAGAGCCGTGCCCAGCAGGGCGGCGAGCGCGAGTAA
- the nadD gene encoding nicotinate-nucleotide adenylyltransferase, producing MANPRRIGLLGGTFDPVHIGHLRGALEVAEFMALDELRLIPSARPPHRETPQVGAQDRLAMVEQAVVGLSPLQVDDRELKRDKPSYSIDTLESLRGELAADDQLFLILGWDAFCGLPAWHRWDELLQHCHILVLQRPDAGSEASEPLRDLMAARNVADPLALNGPAGQISFIWQTPLAVSATQIRSLLASGRSVRFLVPDAVLAYINTHGLYRG from the coding sequence ATGGCAAATCCCAGGCGCATCGGGCTGCTCGGCGGTACGTTCGACCCGGTGCATATTGGCCATTTGCGCGGTGCGCTGGAAGTGGCCGAGTTCATGGCGCTGGACGAGTTGCGGCTGATCCCCAGCGCGCGCCCGCCGCACCGTGAAACCCCGCAGGTCGGGGCGCAGGATCGTCTGGCGATGGTCGAGCAGGCGGTGGTGGGGCTCTCGCCGCTGCAGGTGGATGATCGCGAACTCAAGCGCGACAAGCCGTCGTACAGCATCGACACCCTGGAGTCGTTGCGCGGTGAGCTGGCCGCTGACGACCAGCTGTTTCTGATTCTGGGCTGGGATGCCTTTTGCGGCTTGCCGGCCTGGCACCGCTGGGACGAGTTGCTGCAGCACTGCCACATTCTGGTGCTGCAGCGTCCGGACGCCGGCAGTGAGGCGAGCGAGCCGCTGCGCGACCTGATGGCCGCGCGCAACGTAGCAGACCCGTTGGCGCTTAACGGCCCGGCAGGACAGATTTCTTTCATCTGGCAGACGCCTCTGGCGGTGTCTGCCACCCAGATCCGTTCGCTATTGGCGAGCGGCCGCTCGGTGCGCTTTCTGGTGCCCGATGCGGTTCTGGCTTACATCAACACCCATGGACTGTACCGTGGGTGA
- a CDS encoding glutamate-5-semialdehyde dehydrogenase translates to MTESVLDYMTRLGRAARQASRVLARASTAQKNQALQAAAAALDAARDELTAANEKDLAAARASGLEPAMVDRLALTPKVIDSMIEGLRQVATLPDPIGEIQGMRYLPSGIQVGKMRVPLGVIGIIYESRPNVTIDAASLCLKSGNATILRGGSEAIHSNQAIARCIQTGLAEAGLPASAVQVVETTDRAAVGALITMPEFVDVIVPRGGKGLIERISRDAKVPVIKHLDGVCHVYVDIAADLDKAIRVCDNAKTQRYSPCNAMETLLVHADIAARVLPPLAAIYRDKGVELRGDAQTRALLGSDVLEASEDDWYAEYNAPILAIRLVDSLEAAIEHINKYGSQHTDAIITENFSDARRFLTEVDSSSVMVNASTRFADGFEYGLGAEIGISTDKLHARGPVGLEGLTSEKYVVFGDGHVRT, encoded by the coding sequence ATGACCGAGTCCGTGCTTGACTACATGACCCGCCTGGGCCGCGCCGCCCGCCAGGCTTCGCGCGTGCTCGCGCGGGCCAGCACTGCGCAGAAGAATCAGGCCCTGCAGGCCGCTGCCGCCGCCCTCGATGCGGCGCGTGACGAGCTGACCGCCGCCAATGAAAAGGACCTGGCCGCCGCCCGCGCCAGTGGCTTGGAGCCGGCCATGGTCGACCGCCTGGCGCTGACGCCGAAGGTCATCGATAGCATGATCGAAGGCCTGCGTCAGGTCGCGACCTTGCCGGACCCGATCGGCGAGATTCAGGGCATGCGCTACCTGCCGTCCGGTATCCAGGTGGGCAAGATGCGCGTGCCGCTGGGCGTGATCGGCATCATCTACGAGTCGCGGCCCAACGTGACCATCGACGCCGCCAGCCTGTGCCTGAAGTCCGGCAACGCCACCATACTGCGCGGCGGCTCGGAAGCCATTCATTCCAACCAGGCCATCGCCCGCTGCATCCAGACCGGCCTGGCCGAGGCCGGCTTGCCCGCCAGCGCCGTGCAGGTGGTGGAAACCACCGACCGCGCCGCCGTTGGCGCGCTGATCACCATGCCGGAGTTCGTCGACGTCATCGTGCCGCGCGGCGGCAAGGGCCTGATCGAGCGCATCAGCCGCGACGCCAAGGTGCCGGTGATCAAGCATCTGGATGGCGTGTGCCACGTCTATGTGGACATCGCCGCCGACCTCGACAAGGCCATTCGCGTTTGCGACAACGCCAAGACCCAGCGCTACTCGCCGTGCAACGCCATGGAAACCCTGCTGGTGCATGCCGATATCGCCGCCCGCGTGCTGCCGCCGCTGGCCGCCATCTACCGCGACAAGGGCGTGGAGCTGCGCGGCGATGCGCAGACCCGCGCACTGCTCGGCAGTGACGTGCTGGAAGCGAGCGAAGACGACTGGTACGCCGAGTACAACGCGCCGATCCTGGCGATCCGCCTGGTCGACTCGCTGGAAGCAGCCATCGAGCACATCAACAAATACGGTTCGCAGCACACTGACGCGATCATCACCGAGAACTTCAGCGACGCTCGGCGTTTCCTCACCGAGGTGGATTCCAGCTCGGTGATGGTCAATGCCTCGACGCGTTTCGCCGATGGTTTCGAGTACGGCCTGGGCGCGGAGATCGGCATTTCCACCGACAAACTGCACGCCCGTGGCCCGGTCGGTCTCGAGGGGCTGACCAGCGAGAAGTACGTAGTATTCGGCGACGGGCACGTGCGCACCTGA
- a CDS encoding bifunctional DedA family/phosphatase PAP2 family protein: MGQWLDSLTTWLAANPQWLGLAIFVIACIECLAIAGIIVPGTVLLFAVGVMAGNGALSLWETLLLAYLGGLLGDAISYALGRYFHQDIRRLPGLRSHPQWLSGAETYFERYGVASLLLGRYIGPLRPMLPMVAGMLSMPLGRFIAVSMLAAAGWSVAYLMPGWAAGAALRLPLPDGFWPQAAVVAGGLALLLVLTIQSSLREQRQASLIAAGLGSVLLIALFIGWPHLIALDQGLMKLIQEERNPRFDHIAVLITHFGDFGVQFAVAALLCILLLLNRQWQALLFAGGAMLSTALGNRLFKGLFERARPDVLLEPLHTYSFPSGHSSAAFAFFLSVAILAGRGQPARLRLTWILLACLPALFIALSRVYLGVHWPSDIIAGALLASSLCALSLALMQRYASLPPLPARAWWMIVPACALLLTSMALMRMSEGVEIYRY; the protein is encoded by the coding sequence ATGGGCCAATGGCTCGATAGTCTGACTACCTGGCTGGCGGCCAACCCGCAGTGGCTGGGCCTGGCGATTTTCGTGATCGCCTGCATCGAGTGCCTGGCCATCGCCGGCATCATCGTTCCCGGCACCGTGCTGCTGTTCGCCGTCGGCGTGATGGCCGGCAACGGCGCCCTGAGTCTGTGGGAAACCCTGCTGCTGGCCTACCTGGGCGGCCTGCTGGGCGATGCCATCTCCTACGCCCTGGGGCGCTACTTCCACCAGGACATCCGCCGCTTGCCGGGCTTGCGCAGCCATCCGCAGTGGCTGAGCGGTGCGGAGACCTATTTCGAACGCTATGGCGTCGCCAGCCTGCTGCTGGGTCGTTACATCGGCCCGCTGCGCCCGATGCTGCCGATGGTCGCCGGCATGCTGAGCATGCCACTCGGCCGCTTCATCGCCGTCAGCATGCTGGCCGCCGCTGGCTGGTCGGTCGCCTACCTGATGCCGGGCTGGGCCGCCGGCGCCGCCCTGCGCCTGCCGCTGCCCGATGGCTTCTGGCCACAAGCGGCGGTGGTGGCCGGCGGCCTGGCGCTTTTGCTGGTGCTGACCATCCAGAGCAGCCTGCGCGAACAGCGTCAGGCCAGCCTGATCGCCGCCGGGCTGGGCAGCGTCCTGCTAATCGCCCTGTTCATCGGCTGGCCGCACCTTATCGCCCTGGACCAGGGCCTGATGAAGCTGATTCAGGAAGAACGCAATCCACGCTTCGATCACATCGCCGTGCTGATCACCCACTTCGGCGATTTCGGCGTGCAGTTCGCCGTCGCTGCACTGCTGTGCATTCTGTTGCTGCTCAATCGCCAATGGCAGGCGCTGTTGTTCGCCGGCGGCGCCATGCTCAGCACGGCGCTGGGCAATCGCCTGTTCAAGGGCTTGTTCGAGCGGGCGCGGCCGGATGTGCTGCTCGAGCCGCTGCATACCTACAGTTTTCCCAGTGGGCACAGCTCGGCGGCCTTCGCGTTCTTCCTGAGCGTCGCCATTCTGGCCGGCCGCGGCCAGCCGGCGCGCCTGCGCCTGACCTGGATTCTACTGGCCTGCCTGCCGGCGCTGTTCATCGCCCTGTCGCGCGTCTACCTGGGCGTGCACTGGCCGAGCGACATCATCGCCGGCGCCCTGCTGGCCAGCAGCCTGTGTGCACTGAGTCTGGCGCTGATGCAGCGCTACGCCTCGCTGCCACCACTGCCGGCACGGGCGTGGTGGATGATCGTACCGGCCTGCGCGCTGCTGCTCACTAGCATGGCGCTGATGCGCATGTCCGAAGGGGTGGAGATTTACCGCTACTAA
- a CDS encoding LON peptidase substrate-binding domain-containing protein: MTLPLFPLHTVLFPGCTLDLQIFEARYLDMISRCMKQGEGFGVVCIVEGAEVGEAAERVAQIGCEARITDFQQRPNGLLGIRVEGGRRFRVKQAQVLPDKLTVAQVEWLDEQPGAALGEEHEDLLALLAALAEHPMVASLDMGADAGSQAELADKLGYLLPFGAEQKVALLAEPDASVRLEMLQAWVEELQGDGAA, translated from the coding sequence ATGACCCTACCTCTATTCCCGCTGCACACCGTTCTGTTTCCCGGCTGCACGCTGGATCTGCAGATTTTCGAGGCGCGCTACCTGGACATGATCAGCCGCTGCATGAAGCAGGGCGAAGGTTTTGGCGTGGTGTGCATCGTCGAAGGCGCCGAGGTCGGCGAGGCCGCCGAGCGCGTCGCGCAGATCGGCTGCGAAGCGCGGATCACCGATTTCCAGCAGCGTCCCAATGGCCTGCTGGGCATTCGCGTAGAGGGCGGGCGGCGCTTCCGCGTCAAGCAGGCGCAGGTGCTGCCGGACAAGCTGACCGTCGCTCAGGTGGAGTGGCTCGACGAGCAGCCTGGCGCGGCGCTGGGGGAGGAGCATGAGGATCTGCTGGCGCTGCTCGCCGCCCTGGCCGAGCACCCGATGGTCGCCAGCCTGGACATGGGCGCAGACGCTGGCAGTCAGGCCGAGCTGGCCGACAAGCTTGGCTATCTGTTGCCGTTCGGCGCCGAGCAGAAGGTCGCCCTGCTGGCCGAGCCCGACGCCAGCGTGCGGCTGGAGATGCTACAGGCCTGGGTCGAGGAGCTGCAGGGCGACGGCGCCGCCTAG
- a CDS encoding LrgB family protein: MMLDWHGAWMAVTHHPLFGAGVTLGAYQLAIAAYEKTRLVFLQPVLVSTSLVIAILLLCGLSFAEYKTSADALTIFLGPATVALAVPLYLNLRRIRQLFWPTVLTLLVAGVVATVLGIALAWLLGAEHNMLMSMAPKSVTSPIAMLVAHQIGGLAALAAVFVMITGVLGAIIGPSLLRLCGVRNHAAMGMALGMTAHAVGTSRAMQESEECGAFAALAMSLMGVFTAILLPLAIVLLS; the protein is encoded by the coding sequence ATGATGCTCGACTGGCACGGCGCCTGGATGGCCGTCACTCATCATCCGCTGTTCGGCGCGGGCGTGACTCTGGGCGCCTATCAACTGGCGATTGCCGCTTATGAGAAGACTCGCCTGGTGTTCCTGCAGCCGGTACTGGTGTCGACCAGTCTGGTGATCGCCATCCTGCTGCTCTGTGGCCTGAGCTTCGCCGAGTACAAGACCAGCGCCGACGCGCTGACCATTTTTCTCGGCCCGGCCACCGTTGCCCTGGCCGTGCCGCTGTACCTGAATCTACGGCGCATCCGCCAGCTGTTCTGGCCCACGGTGCTTACCCTGCTGGTCGCCGGCGTGGTCGCCACCGTGCTTGGCATCGCTCTGGCCTGGCTGCTGGGCGCCGAGCACAACATGCTGATGAGCATGGCGCCCAAGTCCGTCACTTCGCCGATCGCCATGCTGGTGGCCCATCAGATCGGCGGCCTGGCGGCGCTGGCGGCAGTGTTCGTGATGATCACCGGGGTGCTCGGTGCGATCATCGGGCCGTCGTTGCTGCGCCTGTGCGGGGTGCGCAATCATGCAGCCATGGGCATGGCGCTGGGCATGACCGCACACGCGGTCGGCACCTCCCGCGCCATGCAGGAGAGCGAGGAGTGCGGCGCCTTCGCGGCCCTGGCCATGAGCCTGATGGGCGTGTTCACGGCGATCCTGCTGCCGCTCGCCATCGTCTTGCTGAGTTGA
- a CDS encoding CidA/LrgA family protein, with the protein MLLRGLFWLVLCQLLGTALNVLLLPMLPGPILGMLLLVGFLLCRGQVDEPIQQAASGLLKYLPLLLVPPAVGVMAYAEAIAADFWAVIGALVLSLILSLVFAGWMMQKLIERQARRREQP; encoded by the coding sequence ATGCTGCTTCGTGGCCTGTTCTGGCTGGTGCTGTGCCAACTGCTCGGCACGGCGCTCAATGTGCTGTTGCTGCCGATGCTGCCGGGACCGATTCTCGGCATGCTGCTGCTGGTGGGGTTTCTGCTCTGCCGCGGCCAGGTCGACGAACCGATCCAGCAGGCGGCCAGCGGCCTGCTCAAATACCTGCCGCTGCTGCTGGTGCCGCCGGCAGTGGGCGTGATGGCCTATGCCGAGGCCATTGCTGCCGACTTCTGGGCGGTGATCGGCGCGCTGGTGTTGTCGCTGATCCTGTCCCTGGTGTTCGCCGGCTGGATGATGCAGAAGTTGATCGAGCGCCAGGCGCGCCGCCGGGAGCAGCCATGA
- a CDS encoding C13 family peptidase: protein MLRLAPLALTLALTACGPSTQLLPPDAILPDGSRYHGEVVDGLLQGEGRLDYPDGSRYVGHFVDGQRQGVGEWQGANGEHYVGEFAAGRYDGQGTLKKADGSHYSGGLRQGQFEGEGVLEEAGQTYRGQFRAGRFHGFGILEQADGSRFQGLFVKGLPDGQGMREDEEGNQLSGHFAGGQLKGAGSYRGSEGDSYDGEFKDNLFHGKGRYQSAAGDAWSGTFAEGALNGKGEYRGSDGSRYTGQFRDWRYQGEGHLQQPDGSRYDGQFANGQFNGVGTLLNADGSKQQGTWRRGIRVRDENGQALPDPLEIGLLKQGELLDQAIAALPTTTPRRELYALTLAGDGKQSVFLREADYVADLLSKRFAAYGRITLANHRDHLADRPVATHENLRRAVQAIAERSGPEDLVFIYLTSHGSRTHELNLDQPRLQLADLPASDLADLLKPLADRDKVVVISACYSGGFIPALKDDKTLVMTAARADRVSFGCSEEADFTYFGRALFAEALQQTDDLQKAFELARQAVAEREQADGFEPSKPQIWAPAAVLDHWNALRQAHSEAP, encoded by the coding sequence ATGCTTCGCCTCGCGCCTTTGGCCCTCACCCTTGCCCTCACGGCCTGCGGCCCGAGCACCCAGCTGCTGCCACCTGACGCCATCCTGCCCGACGGCTCGCGCTACCACGGCGAGGTGGTCGACGGCCTGCTCCAGGGCGAAGGCCGCCTGGACTATCCCGACGGTAGCCGCTATGTCGGCCACTTCGTCGACGGCCAGCGCCAAGGTGTGGGCGAATGGCAAGGCGCCAATGGCGAGCACTACGTCGGTGAGTTCGCTGCCGGCCGTTACGACGGCCAAGGCACGCTGAAGAAGGCCGATGGCAGCCATTACAGCGGGGGCTTGCGCCAGGGCCAGTTCGAGGGTGAAGGGGTGCTGGAAGAAGCCGGGCAAACCTATCGCGGGCAGTTTCGTGCAGGCCGCTTTCACGGCTTCGGCATTCTCGAGCAGGCCGATGGCAGCCGCTTCCAGGGTCTGTTCGTCAAAGGTCTGCCGGACGGCCAGGGCATGCGCGAAGACGAAGAGGGCAACCAGCTTTCCGGGCACTTCGCAGGCGGCCAACTCAAGGGCGCCGGCAGCTACCGCGGCAGCGAAGGCGACAGCTACGACGGCGAGTTCAAGGACAACCTGTTCCATGGCAAGGGCCGCTACCAGAGCGCAGCCGGCGATGCATGGAGTGGCACCTTCGCCGAGGGCGCACTCAACGGCAAGGGCGAATACCGCGGCAGTGATGGCAGCCGCTATACCGGGCAATTCCGCGACTGGCGCTACCAGGGTGAAGGCCACCTGCAACAGCCAGACGGCAGCCGTTATGACGGCCAGTTCGCCAATGGCCAGTTCAACGGCGTGGGCACCCTTCTCAATGCAGATGGCAGCAAGCAGCAAGGCACCTGGCGTCGCGGCATTCGCGTGCGTGATGAAAACGGCCAGGCGCTGCCTGATCCACTGGAAATCGGCCTGCTGAAACAGGGCGAGCTGCTCGACCAGGCCATCGCCGCCCTGCCCACCACCACGCCGCGCCGCGAGCTCTATGCGCTGACCCTGGCTGGCGACGGCAAGCAGAGCGTGTTCCTGCGTGAAGCCGACTACGTGGCCGACTTGCTTAGCAAACGTTTTGCCGCATACGGCCGCATCACCCTGGCCAACCACCGCGATCATCTGGCCGACCGCCCCGTAGCGACCCATGAGAACCTGCGCCGCGCGGTGCAGGCCATTGCCGAACGCAGCGGCCCGGAAGACCTGGTGTTCATCTACCTGACCAGCCACGGCTCGCGCACTCACGAGCTGAACCTGGACCAGCCGCGCCTGCAACTCGCCGATCTGCCCGCCAGTGACCTGGCCGACCTGCTCAAGCCGTTGGCCGACCGCGACAAGGTGGTGGTGATTTCCGCCTGCTACTCCGGCGGTTTCATCCCGGCCCTGAAAGATGACAAGACTCTGGTAATGACCGCCGCCCGCGCCGACCGGGTGTCCTTCGGTTGCTCCGAGGAGGCCGACTTCACCTACTTCGGCCGCGCCCTATTCGCCGAAGCGCTGCAGCAGACCGATGACCTGCAAAAGGCGTTCGAGCTGGCCCGCCAGGCGGTGGCCGAGCGTGAGCAGGCCGACGGCTTCGAGCCCTCCAAGCCGCAGATCTGGGCGCCTGCCGCCGTGCTCGATCACTGGAATGCCCTGCGCCAGGCACACAGCGAAGCGCCTTGA
- a CDS encoding oxidoreductase — protein sequence MYLTPQHILLAGASGMTGEHLLDRLLNEPTVERVLAPSRKPLAEHPHLENPVGELLDLLPALDGSVHTAFCCLGSTIKQAGSQDAFRAVDHDLVVAFAARARELGARHLLVVSAIGADPGSSVFYNRTKGQAEEALKAQGWPQLTIARPSLLLGPRNEFRLGERLAAPFLRWLPGKHRAIDVTALARALWRLALEEGEGLRIVESDELRRLGR from the coding sequence ATGTATCTGACTCCCCAGCACATTCTTCTGGCAGGCGCTTCGGGCATGACTGGCGAACATCTGCTGGATCGCCTGCTTAACGAACCCACCGTCGAGCGCGTGCTGGCCCCGAGTCGCAAGCCTTTGGCCGAACACCCCCACCTGGAAAACCCGGTCGGCGAACTGCTCGACCTGCTGCCTGCCCTGGACGGCTCGGTGCACACCGCCTTCTGCTGCCTGGGCAGCACCATCAAGCAGGCTGGCTCGCAGGACGCCTTTCGCGCCGTCGATCATGACCTGGTCGTGGCCTTCGCCGCCCGCGCCCGTGAATTGGGAGCGCGGCATCTGCTGGTGGTCAGCGCCATCGGCGCCGACCCGGGCTCCTCGGTGTTCTACAACCGCACCAAGGGCCAGGCCGAAGAAGCGCTCAAGGCCCAGGGCTGGCCACAACTGACCATCGCCCGCCCTTCCCTGCTGCTCGGCCCGCGCAACGAATTCCGCCTTGGCGAGCGACTGGCCGCGCCCTTCCTGCGCTGGCTGCCGGGCAAGCACCGCGCCATCGACGTCACCGCCCTGGCCCGCGCTCTTTGGCGTTTGGCCCTGGAAGAAGGCGAAGGGCTGCGCATCGTCGAGTCCGACGAGCTGCGGCGCCTGGGCCGCTAG
- a CDS encoding CitMHS family transporter: protein MLTLIGLLTIVCLVALLLSGRMSPVLPLIMVPLLGAFCAGFGPAEISTFFTDGVGRVISIATMFVFAITFFGVMQDTGLFRPIIGFMVKLTRGNVIAVAVATAIIGMLAHLDGAGATTFLLTIPALLPLYKQLRMSPYLMLMLLAIGAGILNMVPWAGPLGRSAAVTGIEVTELWRPLIAVQGVGVVLLVAMAALLGWREQRRIARTGGTLIEDGESDHIGDPGALSEEERALERPGRMWINAALFVGVLVSLFTGVLPAGYVFMIGLSLAMLINYPNGKLQMKLLAAHSPAALSMGMIILAAGSMLGILAGTGMLTSIAQDLVKVLPEPMVGQLHIILGFFGLPMEFLLSTDAYYFGLLPVVLEVVESHGVEAASVVYALMIGNIIGTFISPFSPALWLALGLARLEMGQHIRYSFWWMWLFSLLMLGAAALLGLF from the coding sequence TTGTTGACCCTGATTGGCCTGTTGACCATCGTTTGCCTGGTGGCCCTATTGCTCAGCGGGCGCATGTCGCCTGTGCTGCCCCTGATCATGGTGCCGCTGCTGGGCGCCTTCTGCGCCGGCTTCGGCCCGGCGGAAATCTCGACGTTCTTTACCGATGGCGTCGGCCGGGTCATCAGCATCGCCACCATGTTCGTCTTCGCCATCACCTTTTTCGGGGTGATGCAGGACACCGGGCTGTTCCGGCCGATCATCGGCTTCATGGTCAAACTGACCCGCGGCAACGTGATCGCCGTGGCGGTGGCCACCGCGATCATCGGCATGCTCGCTCACCTGGACGGCGCCGGCGCGACCACCTTCCTGCTGACCATTCCGGCCCTGTTGCCGCTATACAAGCAGCTGCGCATGAGCCCGTACCTGATGCTGATGCTGCTGGCCATCGGCGCCGGCATTCTCAATATGGTGCCCTGGGCGGGCCCGCTGGGGCGCTCGGCCGCCGTCACCGGCATTGAAGTGACCGAACTGTGGCGCCCACTGATCGCCGTGCAGGGCGTTGGCGTGGTGCTGCTGGTGGCGATGGCAGCCCTGCTGGGTTGGCGCGAGCAACGGCGTATCGCGCGAACCGGCGGCACGCTGATCGAAGATGGCGAGAGCGATCATATCGGCGACCCCGGTGCGCTCAGCGAGGAGGAGCGCGCCCTCGAGCGCCCGGGCCGTATGTGGATCAATGCCGCTCTGTTCGTCGGTGTACTGGTGTCGCTATTCACTGGCGTGCTGCCGGCGGGCTACGTGTTCATGATCGGCCTGAGCCTGGCCATGCTGATCAACTACCCGAACGGCAAGCTGCAGATGAAGCTGCTGGCCGCCCATTCGCCGGCAGCACTAAGCATGGGCATGATCATTCTGGCCGCCGGTTCGATGCTCGGCATTCTCGCCGGCACCGGCATGCTCACCTCCATCGCTCAGGATCTGGTCAAGGTGCTGCCTGAGCCCATGGTCGGCCAGCTGCATATCATCCTCGGCTTCTTCGGCTTGCCGATGGAGTTCCTGCTGAGCACCGATGCCTATTACTTCGGCCTGTTGCCGGTGGTGCTGGAAGTGGTCGAAAGCCACGGCGTGGAGGCGGCCAGCGTGGTCTACGCGCTGATGATCGGCAACATCATCGGCACCTTCATCAGCCCTTTCTCGCCAGCCCTGTGGCTGGCGCTGGGTCTGGCTCGGCTGGAGATGGGACAGCACATCCGCTACTCGTTCTGGTGGATGTGGCTGTTCTCGCTGCTGATGCTCGGTGCGGCCGCGCTACTTGGATTGTTCTGA
- a CDS encoding SDR family oxidoreductase: MPSNRTALIIGASRGIGLGLVRQLHADGWQVTATVRSPARATDLQALNGVQIESLDIDDGAALDALAQRLQGQTFDLLFINAGIIGPSHQSAAQATQEELGQLFMTNVTAPIRLAERLVGQVRPQTGVLAFMSSWLGSVANPEGNNLALYKASKAALNSLTNSFVCELPEPRPTVLSLHPGWVKTDMGGEGAMVEVADSCRGLIAQVERFAGQGGHHFVDYLGQKIDW, encoded by the coding sequence ATGCCTTCGAACAGAACTGCCTTGATCATCGGCGCCTCGCGCGGCATCGGCCTTGGTCTGGTGCGCCAGCTGCACGCAGACGGCTGGCAGGTGACCGCCACCGTGCGCAGCCCGGCGCGAGCCACCGATCTGCAGGCGTTGAACGGTGTGCAGATCGAATCACTGGATATCGATGACGGCGCTGCCCTGGATGCCCTGGCGCAACGCCTGCAGGGCCAGACCTTCGACCTGCTGTTCATCAACGCCGGCATTATCGGCCCCAGCCATCAGTCGGCTGCGCAAGCCACCCAGGAGGAGCTCGGTCAGCTGTTCATGACCAACGTCACGGCGCCGATTCGTCTCGCCGAGCGTCTGGTCGGCCAGGTGCGCCCGCAGACCGGCGTACTGGCGTTCATGAGTTCGTGGCTGGGCAGCGTGGCCAACCCGGAAGGCAACAACCTGGCGCTGTACAAGGCCAGCAAGGCGGCGCTCAATTCACTGACCAACAGCTTCGTCTGCGAATTGCCCGAGCCGCGCCCGACCGTTTTGTCGCTGCATCCGGGCTGGGTAAAGACCGATATGGGCGGCGAAGGCGCCATGGTCGAAGTGGCCGACAGCTGTCGCGGCTTGATCGCCCAGGTCGAGCGCTTCGCCGGCCAGGGCGGCCATCACTTCGTCGACTACCTGGGCCAGAAGATCGATTGGTAG